In the genome of Pelobacter seleniigenes DSM 18267, one region contains:
- the proC gene encoding pyrroline-5-carboxylate reductase, with protein MTNIRKIGFIGGGNMAEALIKGLVAGSFPATQIMASEPSDERRDHLVQTFGIELSENNLELMEKCDLIVLAIKPQIATEVLEEVAGAYRENKLLVSILAGVTCRTIEKFFQGAPRVVRVMPNTPALVGEAASAICRGHHASREDLGVVRELLETVGRVQVIDERQMDAATGLSGSGPAYIYTVIEALADGGVREGLRRDVAHALAVQTVVGAALMVRETGEHPAILRDRVCSPGGTAITGVSTLEKNGLRTTLMEAVSAAAARSRELGGN; from the coding sequence ATGACGAATATCCGGAAAATCGGTTTTATCGGTGGTGGCAATATGGCCGAAGCCTTGATCAAAGGGCTGGTCGCAGGATCGTTCCCTGCCACTCAAATTATGGCTTCGGAGCCGAGCGATGAACGCCGCGACCACCTGGTCCAGACCTTTGGTATCGAATTGAGTGAAAATAATCTGGAGTTGATGGAAAAATGCGATCTTATCGTGTTGGCCATCAAACCGCAGATTGCCACTGAAGTGCTGGAAGAGGTCGCCGGAGCTTATCGCGAAAACAAGCTGCTGGTCTCCATTCTGGCCGGGGTCACCTGCCGCACCATTGAAAAGTTTTTCCAGGGCGCACCGCGGGTGGTGCGGGTCATGCCCAATACGCCGGCCCTGGTCGGGGAGGCGGCCAGCGCCATCTGTCGCGGTCACCATGCCAGCCGCGAGGATCTTGGCGTGGTCCGCGAACTGCTGGAAACCGTGGGGCGGGTTCAGGTCATCGATGAGCGGCAGATGGACGCCGCAACCGGCCTGTCAGGCTCCGGGCCGGCCTACATTTACACCGTGATCGAAGCACTGGCGGACGGTGGCGTTCGGGAAGGGCTGCGGCGCGATGTCGCCCACGCTCTGGCCGTACAGACCGTGGTCGGCGCCGCCCTGATGGTCCGTGAAACCGGGGAGCACCCGGCCATTCTCAGGGATCGGGTCTGTTCGCCCGGCGGCACCGCCATTACCGGGGTCAGCACCCTGGAGAAAAACGGCCTGCGGACCACGCTGATGGAAGCGGTCTCTGCGGCGGCGGCCCGTTCCCGGGAGCTTGGTGGCAACTGA